The window tcatgtttttttgcccttttctaattaaattttttgttgttgagttgtgtggttctttatatgttctgataTAAATCTTTTGTATATGTGATTTGCACTATTTTATCTCATTCTGTAGTTGGTCTTTTCATCCTATTTACAgagcaaaagtttaaaattttggtttggtccaatttatcaaattttctttttatggaaTCAACTTTGAAATGAAATCATGTTAAGAATTTTCTCCTAGTCCTGggtctctttctcctttatttttttctaaaagttttatattttcacGTTTTACATCTAAGTACATGATCCTTCAGTTAAGTTTCATATAAGATGTTAGATTTAGGTTGACGTTATTggtttacttacttatttatttattttacatacgGTAGTCCTCCCATTTTTAATTCTCCCCCTAATCTACCTGATCAGAGAAATTATTTGTGAGTTCTTTATTTACAAGGGAAGTTGTTTTACTTTACATAACTTATATAAAAGCACAGAGTAATTCAGCAAATTGTGTGAAACAAACAGCCTTTTCTTGACCTTCTGTAGGATAAAGGAGCTTCACATTTACTCTCATTCAAAGACAATATTTACTAATTAATAGTAAATTGTCtcaagaaataataattttgtcCCATTAGTTATATAATTAGTTAAattttttggtaatttgtatatTCCTTTCCCTTAacatcattttttattctttacctCCATACACATTCATTCAAAGCATCAACACATAAAATGATTGGATTATGATGACAGggatattataaatatacatgtgtatatatggacaaatatttatgattttacaGATCTCATTTCATTTGCTCCTCATAGCCATCTTATGAGGTAAATATTGGGAAATTGAGGAGCAAAAAGTTAAATAAACTACAAAGATAAGAGCTGGGATATAAAGGTAATGGTTGTTCCATTACTGTACTTAATATTTTCAATGGTTTTAAAACTATGCAAGTAATAGGAGTGCATTCTCtttgcaaaatattaaatattacataTGTTAAGACTGAAACTTAAAATACAGCTTCACATTCACCTATTTTAGATTTATATTGATAGGTATTAAGTTTTTTTCTAGAATAGCTTTTATAAACTGATTCTTCTAATAATAGTGTATGACAAttactatgctttttttttttttactttcaccTGATACTGGtttattgactttttattttgcCTACATGCTGAATGCAAACCACATCTCATTTAAATACCTATTCTTTGGCTCTTGTTTCTGTATCAATCAGATACtctctgcctttctttctttaGGAATTCCACAAAACTTCAGGTCTTTTGATGGCACTCATTTTGTTCTTAGTCATGATTTTGCATGTATGAGGAACTATATAATGATCATATATTCTAATTgatactatataatatataattacagTAATTTTATGTGACTATAAATTGAtataaatttgttaaaatatcacaaatctatagaatataattataaaaatatataaaattgtatatatttaatgTCCTGTATTTCAAGGAAATTTGTAGAAAGGGGAGATTGACATGCAAGTTCAGCTGCAATTTTGAGCCAATTCTTTTTTTACAGATTATACAGTATTTAGCTAGGAAGGGCTCCGTGGAtctgtaaaataattttattcatttttctctttgtgatTTTAATGGAAGCAatactatttcatttaaaaattctcttaTAAGTACCAAATTTTAATATCTAAGTCAAGAAACACCATCAAGAACTTCCCTCAGAGACAAAACATGCTGTTCATTCTTCCTAACATCCAAACTGAAGGtctaccaaaacaaacaaaagcccacgcagaaattaaaagaagcaaaaatcaCATTCTAAGGGTTCAGTGCATTCAGCAGCCTTCACTGGGCTGCCTAATCATCCTCTAGCTGACTTTCAAAAAATAACATCCTAGCTCATCAAAAAtacattttccactttttttttaaattaaagataataattaaaaataacttcaaaggAATTCACAATCAAttgcctgactcatttcagtgTCACCTACAGCTTATAAAGGTCAGGATGACTAAACATATGATTAGGTGATATTAATCTTCAAGGGTGAGTTTTCTTCCAAACAGTGTAAAATACCCACAACTCCAAGTATGAAGGGACACACACGATCTCCTTTGAGAATTCCACAGGATAATATAGGTGCCCAAGCTGTTCTTCAAAGAGTGAAAGGGCTTCTGTCAAATTGGCACTGTTCCCCTGTGTAAAATATTTCCCATCCTGTTTCAAAACTTTCATTGAAAGGTCAAGAATCAGTCTGAGAAACTCCCATGTGGAATCTTCTTCTGGAGATGTGGAAATTGGAACAGCTGTCAAATCATTAATCACATAATCAAACTTTCTCCCTTCTTTGGCATACTTCTTCAGTACTGGAATACAGTCTTCTATTAGAACCTGATAGCATTCTCCTTTAAGATTGTCTAAGACGTCTCCACAAGTTTTTCGCAAGTATTTCTTACACCCATCAATCACCATTTGGTCAATCTCTACCATAGTGACCATCTTCGGTTCCAGTTTGACAATTTCACATAATATGCCCCCATCTCCGCCTCCCAGAATCAATACGTCTTTGCCAGTGTAATCTTCTTTCCCACTGCCCATAATGGCCTGGGTATATGCCAAATCACTCTCTGCCAAATTAACATCCCCACTGAGGATGAGAATATTTCCAAATTGCTTTGAGTGTAAAATTTTAATGTTCTGATAAGGTGAGTCTTCGTCATAAACCACTTCATCTATGTCATACTCAACTAGGCGCCCATCAGCAGTGGGCCAGTATCTGTCAATGACACCTCCTCGTACAATGGGTGGTAATCGCTTCACCCTCCCAGCACTGTCCTGActcaattctttcattctttcttctactttattCAAAAGATTGtcaatttcttctttgccctGTGCATCACTGTCATAACTCTGAAGGTCCACCAACACCAATCCATGTGGATAAATTCTCAAATTGGCAAAGCTGCCGTTTTTGTTCGTGTAGGTTGCTAAATAGCCGTGGTCCTGCCAAGTATACACTGACTCCGTCATTCCTTGCTCCTGGAAAATGGACTGGAGGCTTTTTAGAATGGTCGCGCCGTCAGCTTTGGCGCAGAGCTTGAAGTCGAGGGTGCTGTGCCGTGCTGCGCCGTGCTGCTGCCATGGTGCGGCGAGGCTCTGTGCCATGACTGGGGAGGCGACCGCGGGAGACTGGGGCCGCGCGGTGTCTCAGACTGCCGCCGGCGGGGTGTGCGCTGCGCCCGGAGAGGCGAGGGCAGGAGGTGGGCGGGGCGGCGGAGCGATGCGGCGGCAGGGCCGGGCCCGCCTCCGGGAGGGAGGAAGCGGGGCAGTACCTCCAGCCCCGAACTCACAGGGCAGGGTGTGAGGCCTTGCTAATGGTGGAAACGTGGGGGCCGTACTCCCCAACCTGCGTCACCAGTGGCCGCGCCTTGAGCGCACGCTCTGGCCGACGCTCCCGCCATCCGTTAGATCACCTTCGATTTAAACGGCGCAACGCGACTTCCGGGGGACGGatccgccccgccccgccccgccccgccgccaAGGCACCTGTTATTTCctcagttttattcattttaatatcaATTTATATAAAGGAGTTATATAACTTAGCTAGGGtctttcctcattttattttcctgagaAATTATCCTATGGTCTTtcttgatttgtgtatttctccaaaatgttgaaCTATTAGAGCTCCCCTGAAATGCATGTTtccttcttaatttcattttatcttccacATCCGTGTAAGCACGTAGTTGTTCTTCTAACAACTCATGAGTGCTTTGTTCACTTCAGTAGTTTTAATCATTTGGCCCTTGTGGGCATTTGCATTTATAACACCTACTGTACTTTATCTTACCGAATAATACCGTTTTTTCTAGACTTTCATTGAGAGTCTTTTACTCCAACATTTTACTTCTTTGGAGATGATTGctataaatttaaaacatctcACTTAAATATGggtttcaaatttaaaatgtttaaaatcagGGCTTTCCCCcccaaataaagtgaaaaatttaCTCTGTGATTATTTGagcttttaattctgttttaataATTGTGTATCAGCCTAAAGGAATATAATGCTCTTATCTTAGATTCAGAGTATTTACTGATGAAAGTCAGATCTGTttcataaaaaaatgtttgtttctcTCTGTCCATCTATTCATCAATATGAAAAGCAGTTTTAGCAAAATTCTGTTGGAAGCTATAATTATGAGATAGTGAAAAATTGCAATTCCTTCTTTTGTAGTTACTCTTTGGAATGAAGAATATTTTCTGCCTTGACATTTTCCTGTATTTACTCTTTATGATTTTTTCAGTTACAAATGTGCTGCaaaacactgtttttttttcaaatctatgCTCCTTTTATTCCCTTCTGATTCCCAAAGTGtaactaataaaataattactatgcatgcaatttaaataaaaatcagaataatttaGAATTTCTCTTCTTGAGCATAATACACTCTGGAAACAACTGGATGTGGTTTGAAACCCAAGGGGGTCTGAAATATTTATGTTGGACATTGTAGTTTGTAGGTGAATGCTTCTGCATTTATACATTATTTCAGTAAATATCTtcactgatattttattttattacttaaatatgtaatattttccCTGATTTTTTCATCTTTACAACTGAGGATACTTGAAGATGATGTCTTTTATATGCTTTGCTAATGGACCTGCTAGaaattgaaaatacttttttgaaGTTacaaacatgctgagtgaaaagcATTCAGTGGATTATTTACCGATGATTGTTCAGCTACTGTCCTTAAAATAAGTTGGCTTTAAAATGGAGCCAGTTACTCTCAAGCTTTGGCATACCCAAGCAATGTCCTTAGGTCAAAGATAGTATTTTGTTCAGAAGAAATAAATGCTTGTgatttaagtgaaaaataaaacttcataatTGTAAGGTACTCTGTGACAAAAACCACTCAGTGAGTAATGATTTcccaaataaaactatttaagaaatacatgaaTCTTATACAAATGTTTTGTTCCATAAAGGCATGAGTCAACCCAGTGTGAAGTTACACATTATACCTATTTTCAGTAGCTCTCTGCTTTACCTCTCCAGGAGGCATAACTTTCATCTTTTAGAAAATTACggtaggaaaaaaatgagagcCAAAGTTATTTAAATACTGTTAAAGTTCCTATCAAAGTGGCATTTCTCATGAAATGGAACATTAGAAAATTGAAGTACTCGTGGCTTTAAATAATTCTATTTTCCTTACCaggttatttctttctagcttttCTTGAAATCCCCCTACATTAAGCTATCTTGAAAATAGAGAATTTCTAAGTGTACTTTATTGATGCATGGTTATCATACAAAAAAAACATGCACCAATTTTAAGGGTATACTttgatgatttttgacaagtttgTACACTTAAATAACTACCACAG of the Choloepus didactylus isolate mChoDid1 chromosome 9, mChoDid1.pri, whole genome shotgun sequence genome contains:
- the LOC119544677 gene encoding spermine synthase-like translates to MTESVYTWQDHGYLATYTNKNGSFANLRIYPHGLVLVDLQSYDSDAQGKEEIDNLLNKVEERMKELSQDSAGRVKRLPPIVRGGVIDRYWPTADGRLVEYDIDEVVYDEDSPYQNIKILHSKQFGNILILSGDVNLAESDLAYTQAIMGSGKEDYTGKDVLILGGGDGGILCEIVKLEPKMVTMVEIDQMVIDGCKKYLRKTCGDVLDNLKGECYQVLIEDCIPVLKKYAKEGRKFDYVINDLTAVPISTSPEEDSTWEFLRLILDLSMKVLKQDGKYFTQGNSANLTEALSLFEEQLGHLYYPVEFSKEIVCVPSYLELWVFYTVWKKTHP